The Candidatus Glassbacteria bacterium genome includes a region encoding these proteins:
- a CDS encoding cyclase family protein, translating to MTGFPNYADLNRPDDSGLPLAWGAWGAEDQLGTLNHITPEAVRAAAALVRRGVRFNLDLPLHVPYALTKPKSHRFRTAPRHTINEITATGALVGRDDLLDSFYLQGSSQWDGLTHIGDPRHGFYNGVRADQITGKEGTRNGIEQVAEFGMAGRCVLADLSRHFARTGRDWHPNRQMVVTPTEVEECLAAQGVTLQAGDILLVRYGWLEAFLAGGDEEGRDAVLRPWSFSGLSGGEDTWEFIWDNRIAAVASDSVTTEVWPLVEGKPSLHLAIARLGITIGELFDLEALAEDSADNGEYTAFFTSSPLNLRGGVGSPPNAMAIR from the coding sequence ATGACCGGCTTTCCGAACTATGCGGACCTGAACCGGCCCGACGATAGCGGACTGCCCCTGGCCTGGGGGGCGTGGGGCGCGGAGGACCAGTTGGGAACCCTCAACCACATTACGCCCGAGGCCGTGCGGGCCGCGGCGGCATTGGTGCGGAGGGGCGTGCGTTTCAATCTGGACCTGCCTCTGCACGTTCCCTACGCCCTCACCAAGCCCAAGTCCCACCGCTTCCGCACCGCGCCACGGCACACCATCAACGAGATCACGGCCACGGGCGCCCTGGTGGGGCGGGACGACCTGCTGGATTCGTTCTACCTGCAAGGCTCCTCGCAATGGGACGGGCTGACCCATATCGGCGATCCCCGCCACGGCTTTTACAACGGGGTGCGGGCCGATCAGATTACGGGAAAGGAGGGCACCCGCAACGGCATCGAGCAGGTGGCCGAGTTCGGGATGGCGGGCCGGTGCGTGCTGGCGGACCTGTCCCGGCATTTCGCCAGGACTGGCCGCGACTGGCACCCCAACCGGCAGATGGTGGTGACCCCGACAGAGGTGGAGGAATGTCTTGCCGCGCAGGGCGTCACCCTGCAGGCCGGGGATATTCTGCTGGTTCGCTATGGATGGCTGGAGGCGTTCCTTGCCGGGGGGGACGAGGAAGGGCGGGATGCCGTCTTGCGGCCCTGGTCGTTCTCCGGCTTGTCGGGCGGGGAGGATACCTGGGAATTCATCTGGGACAACCGCATCGCCGCCGTCGCCAGCGATTCCGTCACCACGGAAGTATGGCCGCTGGTGGAGGGAAAGCCCAGCCTGCACCTGGCCATCGCCCGGCTCGGTATTACGATTGGGGAACTGTTCGACCTGGAAGCACTGGCCGAGGACAGCGCCGACAACGGAGAGTATACAGCGTTTTTCACCTCCAGCCCGCTCAACCTGCGGGGCGGGGTGGGTTCGCCGCCCAACGCCATGGCTATTCGCTAG
- the cas2 gene encoding CRISPR-associated endonuclease Cas2, with product MAINGWRVMWLIAAYDCPVSTREARSAYQRFHTLLQEENFSQHQYSLYVRHFPTLAAAQAEAEKLGKAVPDGARAAFYFITDKQYGMTREFFGAQPTEEKPSKPQQIELF from the coding sequence ATGGCAATCAATGGATGGCGTGTCATGTGGCTGATCGCAGCATACGACTGCCCGGTTTCAACCCGTGAGGCACGAAGCGCCTATCAACGCTTTCATACCCTGTTGCAGGAAGAAAATTTCTCACAGCATCAATATTCGTTGTATGTCCGCCATTTCCCAACCCTTGCGGCCGCACAGGCCGAAGCGGAAAAGTTGGGGAAAGCTGTTCCCGATGGGGCCCGCGCCGCATTTTATTTCATAACAGACAAGCAATACGGGATGACCCGCGAGTTTTTCGGCGCACAACCCACGGAAGAAAAGCCCTCAAAACCTCAACAAATTGAATTGTTCTGA
- the cas1 gene encoding type II CRISPR-associated endonuclease Cas1: MSENRILLIENPAHLSVDHKRLKIAVKGEEARYVLPSDISVLVLHHPEVTLTVHALQRLAGAGASVLLTDASHMPAGQLWPSNGQSVMGKRLRQQIALEQTNDGEGLWRRIVRAKINAQAATLRWAERAGALRLERFARQVAPGDPKNIEAQAARHYWKHLFSPEFRRVRPNADDPQNTRLNYGYAVLRSLVARQLAASGLNPVLGLGHRQIDNPFNLADDFMEPYRHAVERQVVQADMEAEFDGQERVRGLAFLESEVRLSRGEFRLPNAIAESVDSYCRFLDGKSKSLDLPRF, from the coding sequence ATGAGTGAGAACCGGATCCTTTTGATCGAAAACCCCGCCCACCTTTCCGTCGATCATAAACGGCTGAAGATCGCGGTAAAAGGGGAGGAAGCGCGGTACGTGCTCCCGTCCGATATTTCCGTGTTGGTGCTCCACCATCCGGAGGTAACGCTGACTGTCCATGCATTGCAGCGGCTCGCGGGGGCCGGGGCGTCCGTACTGCTCACGGACGCGTCCCACATGCCCGCCGGTCAACTATGGCCTTCCAATGGGCAAAGCGTAATGGGTAAACGCCTGCGCCAGCAAATCGCCTTGGAGCAAACCAATGATGGGGAGGGACTCTGGCGGCGGATCGTTCGAGCCAAAATCAATGCACAGGCCGCTACGTTGCGTTGGGCCGAACGCGCCGGTGCGTTGCGCCTGGAAAGGTTCGCCAGGCAGGTGGCACCCGGCGATCCGAAAAATATCGAGGCCCAGGCCGCAAGGCATTATTGGAAGCACCTGTTTTCGCCGGAATTCCGCCGGGTCAGGCCCAATGCGGACGATCCACAAAATACGCGGCTCAACTACGGCTATGCGGTTTTGCGTTCACTGGTGGCCCGCCAATTGGCCGCCTCGGGGCTGAATCCGGTATTGGGATTGGGTCACCGCCAAATCGACAATCCCTTCAATCTCGCGGACGATTTCATGGAGCCTTACCGGCATGCCGTGGAGCGGCAGGTCGTCCAGGCGGACATGGAAGCGGAATTCGACGGGCAGGAACGCGTGCGCGGGCTTGCTTTCCTGGAGTCCGAAGTCAGGCTCTCGCGGGGCGAATTCCGTTTGCCCAACGCCATCGCGGAATCAGTCGACAGCTATTGCAGATTCCTTGATGGAAAATCGAAATCCCTGGATTTGCCGAGGTTCTGA